One genomic window of Verrucomicrobiota bacterium includes the following:
- a CDS encoding mechanosensitive ion channel domain-containing protein, producing the protein MDSLSSILTYGFFKSTGLLLLGYLWKIALGIAIIWVGFRLVKFFHPKAGALMAKKKIDPTLANFINSVAAGAARIFVVIIGLSVVAPTVNAQIAALVAGAGLAVGLALSGNLGNFAGGVVMLFLRPFKKGDVIKAQGEVGIVDQIGIFHTVLMTFDNTKIFVPNGALSNGTIQNMTSETLRRCDFTFGIAYKDNIDHARQLIWDIIDADERAIRDMEGKDPFVAVTELGDSSVNFSVRVWTKASDLWPFRFDTLEKVKKSFDANGVSIPFPQSEVHLHHLSSPGQ; encoded by the coding sequence ATGGATTCACTCTCCTCCATCCTCACCTACGGTTTCTTCAAGTCCACCGGACTTCTCTTGTTGGGCTATCTCTGGAAAATCGCTCTCGGGATCGCCATCATTTGGGTCGGTTTCCGCCTCGTTAAATTCTTCCATCCCAAGGCCGGGGCCCTCATGGCCAAGAAAAAGATCGACCCCACGCTGGCCAATTTCATCAACAGTGTGGCGGCGGGGGCGGCCCGCATTTTTGTGGTCATCATCGGTCTCTCGGTGGTGGCGCCCACTGTGAACGCCCAGATCGCGGCTTTGGTGGCGGGCGCGGGCTTGGCGGTGGGCTTGGCGCTTTCGGGCAATCTGGGGAACTTCGCCGGGGGGGTGGTGATGCTTTTCTTGCGACCGTTCAAAAAGGGCGATGTCATCAAAGCCCAAGGCGAAGTCGGGATTGTGGACCAGATCGGGATCTTCCACACGGTCCTCATGACCTTCGACAACACCAAGATCTTCGTGCCCAACGGAGCCCTGTCCAACGGCACCATCCAGAACATGACGAGTGAGACACTGCGCCGCTGCGATTTCACGTTCGGCATCGCTTACAAGGACAATATCGATCACGCCCGGCAGCTCATCTGGGACATCATCGATGCCGATGAGCGGGCCATCCGGGATATGGAGGGCAAGGACCCTTTCGTGGCCGTGACCGAACTCGGAGATAGCTCGGTCAATTTCTCAGTCCGGGTCTGGACGAAGGCTTCCGATCTCTGGCCTTTCCGGTTCGACACGCTCGAGAAGGTCAAAAAATCCTTCGATGCCAACGGCGTCAGCATTCCCTTCCCGCAGAGCGAGGTCCATCTCCACCACCTCAGCTCCCCGGGGCAGTGA